From the genome of Zalophus californianus isolate mZalCal1 chromosome 5, mZalCal1.pri.v2, whole genome shotgun sequence:
GTCTACGAGCTGGAGCGGCGCTTCAAGCAGCAGCGGTACCTGTCAGCGCCCGAGCGCGACCAGCTGGCCAGCGTGCTGAAGCTCACCTCCACGCAGGTCAAGATCTGGTTCCAGAACCGGCGCTACAAGTGCAAGCGGCAGCGGCAGGACCAGACTCTGGAGCTGGTGGGgctgcccccgccgccgccgccgccggcccgcAGGATCGCGGTGCCAGTGCTTGTGCGCGACGGCAAGCCCTGCCTAGGGGACTCGGCGCCCTACGCGCCAGCGTACGGTGTGGGCCTCAACGCCTATGGCTATAACGCCTACCCCGCCTACCCGGGTTACGGCAGCGCGGCCTGCAACCCTGGCTACAGCTGCGCCGCTGCTTACCCAGCCGGGCCGCCCCCGGCGCAGTCGGCTACGGCCGCCACCAACAACAACTTCGTGAACTTTGGCGTCGGGGACTTGAACGCGGTGCAGAGCCCCGGGATCCCGCAGGGCAACTCAGGAGTGTCCACGCTGCACGGTATCCGAGCCTGGTAGGGAAGGGCCCTACCTGGGGCGCCCCGACCGATCCCAGCTCTAGAGAGGGACACTGAGTCTCGGGGGAGGGAGGACCCCTGACGTGTCTCCACGTCCCTTGGATTATACATTCACTCCCGCAGGGGCCTCGGAGCTTTTTCCGTCCCCGGCGCCTTTGTCCCCAAGCGCGGGAGAGTTTGTGGCCGCGTTTACAGAGCTTGCGGCGATTGATCCCGCAGCCTGGTGCCTTAGCCGTCGCCCCCAGAGTGCCCTCCAAACGCCCACGGGCATCCCCAACCGGCTGAACATGGGCCGTTGGGACTGGGAGCCCGGGTGCACCTTTCTTCGAGCCTGGGCCCGGCGCCCGGGCCCTTGCTGCCTTGCCGCCGCCCACCCACCCGTATTTATGTTTTTACCTGTTGCTGTAAGAAATGGGAATCCCCTTCTCATTAAAGAGAGTGCGCTGATCCCGCATGTGTCTTCTTTCAGCTTGCCGCGCTTCAGAAACTGCATTTTAGAAAGCAGAGCTGGGCTGCCCAGCTGATCTTGAGTTGCAGGTACCGGCATTCACTGAGCAAattgatgataataataaacTCGTCCTGGGTCCTTTGTTAGATACTGCCTGGCATTGTCTCTCGTAATATTCAATAACTCCCTAAAAAGAGGTCCTGTTTTAAAGTTTAGCAGACTGAAGCCTGGAGAGGTTTGATGGCCTGTCCCTGAGCAGTGGGGAGTGGTAGAACAGAGGTCTCACTTCACAGACAGAGGGCACTTGCCTAGAGCTCCCCAGTCTTGCTTCCTTGAACCCTAGCCCATGTCAGGCACAGTTGAGGTGCTGGGCATTACATGGGGAGCAAAGGGACCTGGGTCCTCTGTAATTGGAACACACCAGAATTCATCCTGcttaaaagaacattttactccattttacagatggaaaaacctAGATAGAACCAAAGCTCTTATCAAGCTTCCCGCAATTCCCCGGcccagccaggaagagagcctggGGTCCTGTGGCCCCAGCCTCACCAGCTGTGGGCTCCACAGAGAGGCGGCTTGCCGGCTGCCCCTCCAGCTGTGGCTGGGCCATAAGAATTCACATGGTCAGGGAACCTCCCACCCAAACCTGATGGCTGTCCTCTCCTCTCCGCATTTAACGAATTTTGCCATAGTCTTGATCAACGAATGCAACTGTTCAggctttacagatgagaaaacaggctcgaGGAAATAAAGCTAGAAACCTGCTTGCTGTGAGACTTGCTCACTGCACACCCCAGTCTGTAAATGAGGATAACAAGAATATCTTCCTCTGAGCCCAGGTCCCACCAGTCCACAGGGGCTCCGACCTGACCTCTGACTCCTCTATGCACAGCGTCCAGGGCCGGGAGGAACTAACTGCGCTTCTTTAAAAGGGATGAAAGCAGGAAGGAGTGGGAGCTTTGAGTTCCCGTGGAATACAGGTTTTTTTGAGATTTTCCCCAGCAAGCGCTGGGCTGGCCTCGTGGGGCTTAAGCCATTTGCCCTAGAGCTCCTGGTCGTAGCCAAAACATTGATTGTGGCGTTCAGAGACCAAACGAGACTTAAAGCGCCCTAATAGCCAGGAAGAGTCGTCAAGCCAGGCCTGGTGCAACCAGGAGCCCTCCTGCCGCCACACCGGGGGCCCATGCAGATCTGCCAGTGCCTGTCTGGTCATCTCTTTGGGTAAGTGCTGCCCCCAGGCTCGCCACATCGCCGGTGGAAGAGGGGAAGATGCCAGGAGGTTCCACCGCTTGCCAGAGCCTAGCAAGGTGCTGAGCTAGACGCCACCGGGAGCATGCAATCAACCATCGCAGGGTTATGCACGAGGctccaggaaggagaggaaaagggctGAGCTCAGGGCTTGACTCTGGGCCCCAGGACTTATTCCCTCTGCTGCAAGGTCCAAGCCCAGCTGGTGAGCGCCCCGGGGAGGATGTGTTCAGTTCAGTCTCAGCATTCCGTGTTCTGGAAGCAGGGCTTATGACCCTGCTTCCAGCTTTTACCTCCAGCGCGCTCAGCGCTCCCTATCCCTCTTGATTATTCGCGCCTTGGTCCCCTCTCACAGAGGGGCACGTTGCGGCTCCACCAGGCCATCAGACAAGCTCTGAAACCAGAAGGCGTTCTCTTACCATGCATCCCTGGCCTGCAGGCAGCCTAACTCATGCACCCGCGGAAATCCTTCTATCTGGAGCTCACCCACCTTCTGCGCTGTTAATCAGAACAGTGTATTAGCCCACAGCCTCCTGGGGTCCTGCACTTCCGTTGGCCTTTTCCATCTTATACACATCTACAGTAACATTAGAGAAAgtatttctttcacttaacataccgcgaggttttatttctttttttaaaattaattatttattttaagtaaactctgtccccagcgtggggcttgaactcacagagggagatcaagagccgcatgctctactgactgaggcagcctgCTGACCGCCCCACCCCAGGACTTTTCTATGatgactctctctctgtcatgtcCCTTGAGGGACCAGCTGAGTGACCCCAATGTCTCTCACAAATGGATAACAATGGCTGGCTGGCATCGGGCTCACCAACTGCGGGGACTCCAGGCTAAATGCTTTATAGGAGTTCTCTAATCCATCTTAATTTGCAAACCATGAAACTGAGAACCGGAGGTAATGGTCAAGGTCATACATTCCCCTAGCATGGAGCTGGGAAACCCATCAGGCATTACCGAAGGGCAGAGCAGGTGGCATGTTGAAGAAGCGAAAGCCTTCCACGTTGCCTTGCACTCCGAAAGATGCAGCGGGACCCTACTTCTGGCCATGGCACAGAGCCTACCCCTCTCTCTCACCAGTAGGGTGAGGGTGTCAGGCTTCATATTCAGGCTCATTATGGGGCAAACTGGTGCGTGGAGCTTTGGGAAGGCTCACTGCATGGACTGCTCTCCCTGGCGGGGGGTGTCAGATCCGGGAGCCAGGGGGCAGAGGACGGCAGGGTCAGAAGTACCCTAAACTAACAACGCCCGCGTTTACACAGCGATACCTTCCCAAGTTAAATCGGTAGtgtttgtttttcaattattACATAAAGGATGGGCGCAGTGAGAAAATTCAAACAGCACAGAAAAGTAAGAAATAGATGACAAGTGTGGGCCGCCTCTGAGGTGTCAAAGAGCGCAGAAATTGGGGTGACACAGGCTGGCCCCGCATTCCCGGAACGCCAGGGGGAGCACGTAGGGTACtagttatatttaattaaaaaaaaaaaaatcaaacaaggaCACCGTGGTTAAAAAACAATGAGAGATACACCAtgatattaaatagaaaaaaagctgGCTTCCCAGGCTGGGGTGGAGTGGTTCCCACAGCGCGGCGCCACCCTGCGCAGGCTGACGGAGGGGAGACCCCCGGCTGGGTGTCCCCCCCTCAATCCCCTGTCCTGCGAAAGAGAGACCAGAACACCTCGTCCCTCCCGGTCAGCCCCTGCACTGGCCCGGATGTCCTCTCGCCTCCTTGCGTTATTCCCAGCCAGCAGATAAAGCTTTTGCCAAATCAGAATAGCTCTCATCTTCTTATTTTGTATAGATACCCCTTAAATCAAGGCGATGTTGTGTATCTCAAtacctgtgtttattttttttaaagatttatatttatttgtttgccagagagagagagctccagagtacaggcagggggagcggcaggcagagggagaagcaggctccccgcagagcagcgAACCCAATGCGGACTTAATCCCagaacccggagatcatgacctgagccgaaggcagtcacttaaccaaatgagccacccaggcgtccctcaatacctgtgtttattttattttatttttaaagactttatttatttgacagagagacacagcgagagggaacacaagcagggggagtgggagaaggagaagcaggcttcccgctgagcagggagcccgatgtggggctcgatcccaggaccctgggatcatgaccccagtggaaagcaaacgcttaatgactgagccacccaggcgccccaatacctGTGTTTAAAAGAACACACAGAACCCTTAGGGCTCGCAGCAGACCCGCAAACTTTACAGCAGCCAGGAACTCTGCCCTGCTCCCTGGAAAGCATGCCCTTCCTGAGCCGAGCCCCTAGAGTCCTCTGGTACTCCGGGTCTCCGGTTCTCCGGCCCATGCCCCTGTGTGGGAGGCACAGTCCCCAGGTCTTCCTACTTGCTCCTTACACTGGGCTCCTGGAAAAGGGAGCCTATGGCTTGGATTTCATTTAGTTATCACCACAGGAGCTTACCGCATGTCAGGCACTGTCCTGAGCTCTTTACAAAGTGAACCCATCTAATCCTCTTTCACACCTCTGAGTTCTACTGAGGAAATAGATGAAGACTCAATCTTAGGTTCAAAAAAGAggagtagggacgcctgggtggctcagtcagttaagcgtctgccttccactcaggtcatgatctcagggtcctgggatggagccccacatcaggctccttgctcagtggtgactctgcttctccctctccctctgtgagcTCTCTCAATCtcactatctctcaaataaataaaaatcttaaaaataaaaaaataaaattaaaaaaaacaaaacaaaacaaaaaagaggagtAACTCccccaaggtctcacagctgaTCAGTGCCAGAGCTTGGTTAAAAACCTGGGCAGGCTGGCTCTGAAGCCTGAGTGCCCAGTGCCATCCCATCCCCAGTTCAAAGAGTAGGCACCAAAAAGTGTTTGTCAATTGATTAAAGAGTACAGTAACAATATTAGCTAACAATTCTTTGAAGGCTTTTATGTGCCAAGCATGACAAGCCTATGAGATAGGCACAATTATTCTTCCCTTTGGGCAGAAAAGGAAACGGGCACAGAGAGATGTGACCCACCCAAGATCTCACAGTGGGGGAGGCATAGCGGCTGGGATTTCAGGGGGCCAAtttggccccacccccaccccactctgctgCATCTCAGGAGCCCTTACTGCAGCACAGGGTGGAAAATGAGCGCCCCTCACAGGCTGGTCACCCAGAGCCACTACAGGTTCCCTACCCTGTCCCAACTCACAGCTGCACAGGATAACAACACAGATTATTGCCTAACATCTGTTCGTGCTTGCTTTGTGCCAGGCCTAGGGCTAAGTGCTAAACCTGCAAATCTCATTCTGTTGGTTCCCAAGGAGGAAATTGAAACCCAAAGAGGTTAAGGGCGTTGCCTAACTAAGGCCACTCTGGCAGTGTGGACCGGGAAGGCTGTACTTGAATCAGATGATGCTTGTAGAGCCCTGGCTTTGAACCATTCTCAGCAGTTCTCCAACTTACCTAAAGGCACACACTGCTGGAGGCTGGGACAAACGCAAATCCTTGTCTGCCCCGTCTCCCTTGAA
Proteins encoded in this window:
- the NKX2-5 gene encoding homeobox protein Nkx-2.5 — encoded protein: MFPSPALTPTPFSVKDILNLEQQQRSLAAGELSARLESTLAPASCMLAAFKPEAYAGPEAAAPALPELRAELGPAPSPAKCAPAFPGAPAFYPRAYGDPDPAKDPRADKKELCSLQKAVELEKPEADGAERPRARRRRKPRVLFSQAQVYELERRFKQQRYLSAPERDQLASVLKLTSTQVKIWFQNRRYKCKRQRQDQTLELVGLPPPPPPPARRIAVPVLVRDGKPCLGDSAPYAPAYGVGLNAYGYNAYPAYPGYGSAACNPGYSCAAAYPAGPPPAQSATAATNNNFVNFGVGDLNAVQSPGIPQGNSGVSTLHGIRAW